CTAATAATAAATCTACAATTGTTGATTTCCCAGCGCCACTTGGTCCTACTACGGCCACTGCTTCTCCTGGTTTGACATGAAATGACAATCCATTTAACACAAATTCTTCCTTCGTTGGGTAGGCGAATTTAACATCTTTAAATTCAATTAACCCATTAACAGAATTTAATTTTTCACCTTCTTGCACTTCGAATTCCGAAACTTCTTCAGCTAATAATTTTTCAGAACGATCTAATGCTGGACCAGTTCTCCGTACTGATAGCCAGTTTCTTAGCATTCTTTGAATTTCATTAGCCGCAATGGTCACAAGTCCCCCTGCCGTATACATTTGTCCCGTTGTGATTTGATCATTTGAAATGAGTAAAACACTTATAAAATAGACAGCAGCTAAAGCAAATCCATTATAGCTACCGATTACGACAATTGATTGCATTCTTGCTTTTAATTCGATAATTGATTCCTTCATAAATGACTTACGGATATCTGCAACACTTTGAATTTCATAATCCGTTGCACCAAGAATTCTCGAAAGTTGGATCCCTGTAACTGATTCTCGTAATCTTTCTAAATAACGAGACGCTTCAGTTCTAGCTTTAGCCGAAGCAATTCTAGTACGAGCCCCGACTTTATTAGAAGTCCAGTAAAATAAAACACCTAAAACAACACTCGTAATCATTAAATAAGGATTAATCCAAAGTAAGACAATACTATATATAAATACTCCTTGCACAGAAGCCATAAAAGTAGAGCCTTCCCATGCTAAAAAGTTATGCAGTGTATCTGGGTCATCAGAAACCCGTGCTAATAATTCACCAGATTTAGATTGATGAAAATATGAATAAGGTAGAATTTGCAAATGCTTAAATAAGCGTAGTTTTTGCCAGTTTGTAACCGACTTAGCAACATGATGACAAAAATATTCATCAATAACCATTAAAATTAAATCAAGAATTGCTGCAATAACAAGCAACCACATTAATCCCCATAGTAGTGTATTGTCATGATTAGGAATAATATGATCAATTAACCAGCCAGTTCCTAAAGTTGGTATTAGAGCTGCACAAACTTGGCTTAAAGCAATTACAAAGGAATCTGCAAATACCCATTTTTTATGAGGCTTGAGAAAGTTTATGACTCTTTTTCCATCGCCTATTTTTTTAGTCTTTTTCTGCATCATACAGCACTCTCCTTTTCTAGTTCATAACTTTTTATATACTGTATAGTTTCGGTCATCATTTTATTATTATCGATATTTTTATTTTGGCTATATTCCCAATATACAGAATTAATTGTTTTAATACAAAAAAAAGAAGCTACCACATTGGCAACTTCTCTTATTCTGATTCTCTATTTAAAAGTGATTGAATGAAATATTTAAAATTAGGTTCTCCAACAGTAGTAATAGTACAAGTATAACCATTAATTGTTCTTACTTCCGTTCTTACTTCTATTATCTTTTCTTTTTTTAGTGTTTCCTTCATAGCTGTCATTATCCACTAATCTCCTATCTGTTTAATAGCTTCATGTATTAAACAGGTCAAGAACGAAATTCAGACATAACTACGTTTAAAAAATTACCAGTACTGAAAACCGTAATATAGTCGCAACTGTAACGCATCGACTAATTAAATAACTGGATAATGTATCTATTTGTCATTACCATTGCTTCTATTATAAACAGATAATAAACCGTGCGATTATGATCGCACGGTTTATTAAAAGTATCTACAAAAAAAGAACCGTCAAAAGACGATTCTTATATAACTAACGCATGTTTTAGTTGTGTAAGAAAATTATTTAATTTTGTATATCTAACCTTCTTAATACAATGCTATCTATTTTATCTTTCCAGTAAATTTCATAATATACTTCTTTTTCCTTATCAAGGAACTCACATCCACCACACTCTCTTTTTTTACCATGAAATTCACCAGATTGATTTAATAAAAAAGTTTCACCTCCGATTGTTCCATGATTATATTTAATCAAATAGTGCGAGTTTGATTTAACTAAATCTTTATCATATTTTCCTTTATATTTTATAGTTGTTTGATATAAGATATCAGTTCCCGCCAAAGTCATTTCGTGTATAACTTCCCAATTATTGTCGACTCCTTTAAAACTAACCGTCTTGCTACTAAATAAATGATTTGCAATTTCTCCATGTGCTGAAGCAGTTGAATAAAATAAAAACATTAAACAGAAAGTAGTAAACGCTATTTTTTTTTTCATTTAAAAATCTCCATTTTTTATTTAATATTCAACTGATTTCTAGACTTTATACTTTTCAAAGCATTCAATCTTTTAACTATCCTGCCATTATGTTGAAT
This genomic interval from Gottfriedia acidiceleris contains the following:
- a CDS encoding ABC transporter ATP-binding protein, which produces MMQKKTKKIGDGKRVINFLKPHKKWVFADSFVIALSQVCAALIPTLGTGWLIDHIIPNHDNTLLWGLMWLLVIAAILDLILMVIDEYFCHHVAKSVTNWQKLRLFKHLQILPYSYFHQSKSGELLARVSDDPDTLHNFLAWEGSTFMASVQGVFIYSIVLLWINPYLMITSVVLGVLFYWTSNKVGARTRIASAKARTEASRYLERLRESVTGIQLSRILGATDYEIQSVADIRKSFMKESIIELKARMQSIVVIGSYNGFALAAVYFISVLLISNDQITTGQMYTAGGLVTIAANEIQRMLRNWLSVRRTGPALDRSEKLLAEEVSEFEVQEGEKLNSVNGLIEFKDVKFAYPTKEEFVLNGLSFHVKPGEAVAVVGPSGAGKSTIVDLLLGFYPLNNGTIEVDGLPIEKANAKWIRDAISFVSQDVQLRNGSLADNIRIGNELVSDEEMIQALKDSGLSDYLNSLPEGLESSIGERGALLSGGQKQRLSLARALVKNSPILILDEASSALDPITELQINEAIQQRKSKQSVIVISHRLSTVLTADRIVVLENGKVVEEGTHHSLLEKDGVYSRLFKREAETGENVISVS